In Takifugu flavidus isolate HTHZ2018 chromosome 1, ASM371156v2, whole genome shotgun sequence, the DNA window TATTTAATTCCCATATCAGAACTACGATAGTTTCAATTTTTCAGTGCGTTGTTGCTCCACTGATGTAGCTCTGTACCTACCCTCGGggcagcgtgcgtgtgtgtatgtgtgtgtgtgtgtgtgtgtgtgtgtctgcaggatgTGCTCTCCTGTTGACTCCTTATAAAAGAGGAGCGAGGGTTGGGGGATCACTTGCTCCTCTCCTCACTATGACTgacgctgctcctcctgcatgtTCAGCCTTCTGAGTGCACCACGGCGGGCAGGTCGAacctctgctgcctctcttcAATCTGCTTTTTTCAGGCTGCAGGCAAAACTGAACGGTGAAATCTGACAGCGCTGCATTCAGGGATTGTGAGTCGGTACCAGGATCATCTTTTAAAACTAATCAAAACACTGCTTGGACCTAAGAACTGGAGAAAAGTGatctgtttggttttttctcTCATAGTTTGGATCAGAATGCTCTCCTGCACGTGGGTGCTGCTGGTCACAGGACTGAGCTGCGTCTGGACACAACACACTTTGGAAGAGAAGAAACCTGTGAACAAAGTTCTGAGTGCAGGAACTCATGGTAGGCAAGGTAAGAAGATTAATATTGTTTGAGGTTGTCTCCTGATAATTCAACAAAATCAACTAATACGCCTGAAGTTCTTCATGCCTCACCATTCAAATGAactttaatgaagaaaaataattagaataatTGGTAAATTGGTAGCGTTTCTCAAGATCTTCCCTAGAGTGCTGTTTTAATTGCGTAAAGATTTTGGCTGGCAAGAGATTATTATTTCAATTATCCATAGAGCTGTTAAAAGCATAAAGTTTAATCATTCCTTTGTGACACATGTAGTCTTCATCATGTATATTTCTTATCAAATCCCTTATCTGTCTTGGTTTTATTGTCAGCCAACAGTGACTGTTGTGTTCTTGTGGTAAATAAGAATCAAATGAAGGAGACTAATATTTCATTAGTTGTTAGCTAATGAAATATTAGTTTTGTTGCCGGTAGAACGACCTTTATCTAGTTCTTTTCTGCACACAGCTCAGCTACATGAGGAGTGTGGTCTTGAgatctccttcctgttggacagCTCTGAGAGCGCAAAGGACAACCATGAGCAGGAGAAACAGTTTGTCATGAAGGTGGTGGACAGACTCCAGGGGAAAAAGCTGCACACAGGCCGCAGCCTGAACCTGAGGGTGGCTCTGTTGCAGTACAGCAGTCACGTCATCACGGAGCAAACCTTTAAGGACTGGAGGGGCACGGAGAACTTCAAGGCTCGTGTAACTCCCATCATCTACATCGGGCACGGCACCTACACCACCTACGCCATCACCAACATGACCAAGATCTACCGGGAGGAGTCCAGTCCGGGCAGCATCAGAGTGGCCGTGCTGCTCACAGATGGCATTTCCCACCCGAGGAATCCGGATATTTTCTCTGCTGTGGCGGAAGCGAAAAACCAGGGCATCAAATTCTTCACCCTGGGCATCACCCGCGCAGCCAACGAGCCCACCAACATAGCCCAGCTCCGTCTTCTCTCCAGCTCCCCGGCCTCCCGCTTCCTCCATAACCTGCAGGATGAAGACATTGTGGAGAAAATAGTCGCGGAGATTGTGAGTATGAGACcagtcagtcagcagccagCACTGAGCTGAAAGGTGATGCGTTGGCtttgaaggaggaggacaggcgtGTTCAGGTATCTGTGCAGATGGAATGATGAAAATGCTTTTCTGGAACAAGTAAAAGAATGTTTGTGTGGATAGACAGTGTCCTAGCATTGCCGCAAGGCTACAAGAACAAAGAGAGACTCCTTCATCATCACTTTAATCTCAGTTTAGCACTGATGTATTAACAGCTGGAGCTGTCACTGATGACACCGAATCATTGTGATTAGAACTCAAGATTAGAACCCATCTCAGGTGATGCGTTCAGTGTTGTGTTACTGTTGCTTCTAGGATGCAGCGTTGTAATAATGTTGACGTTCATCTTCgccactgtttttaaaaaaaaatcaaactataAACTACAAATGAGCTCTGCTGGACACTGATCCATCTTCCTGTGCTTTACAGACCAGTTTGGCTGATCAAGGAGTAAGTCTGATCATAACTAAATCATTTTGACATTTCTGAATGTGTGTCATCAAGTGAAAGTTCCTGCTTCATCCTTTTCTTACTATCCATATTATCTTTTTTGAAGTGCCCGTTGGCTCAGAAATGTGCTTGTGAGAAAGGAGAACGGGGCCTAAGTGGGCCTGCGGTGAGTACATTATTTAACCCCACACAGATTCTCCCACATCCATCTACTGTATTTGTTATTCAAATGTGTGTTGGCAGTTTTGGTGGGACAGAATCCAGAAAGACATATTTTACCCACAGTGCTCTGTCGTTTCACTAAAGTTTTGATACTTTCTATTTTTACTGCCTTGTGGGTATTTGCACAAGTTAACAGTTAGGTGATCTTGTCCAACATTCTCTAAGTAAGTCCATGGCAACACGTCAGAGTTGACGACCTGCAGCGTTCTTTTCTCGGCTAACTATGTTTGTCGTGTCCAGACTCATGCGTTCATtgtgcatttttcattttgccTAATTTGTCCACCATGGAAACCTCTGTTGACCTATAaaacctgacctttgacccctgcaaATCTGAGCTGGAGCCCTGCGGTCAGCTATCTGCTCAAGTAGCACCAGACAAGGATCATGTTTTCTCTCACCTTGAACCTTTACCTCTGCACTCTGGTGCAGATGACAGACAGATAACACAATGTCCAGCAGCGTGACAGGTCATCACTTTGACAAACAGCTGCACAGTCATTATCCAGGTGCTTTTTCCCCTGAGAAATTCTTCACATTCTTGCACCCAGACTAAGAGCTTAGAATAATTGCCCTTATTAGTTTAATAGTCAAAAACTAGCAATTTCCATTGGCTAGCCACTGGCTCATGCTATCCAGGTGCAACTTAGACCATGACCTCTGGTCCTGCTCCCAGGACTCCGCATGACACCTGTGCTGGTAACTTTCACCATCATATATCACTCTTTTAGACATTAGACATTTTGCCTGTTAGTATTTCTCAAACTTAAAAGATACAGTTAGAGAAAAAATGGGAAGGTGATGGTGATAGAGAATTATAACATTTTCAGTCTGATTTTCTTAAATTCTTCAGGGCAAAAAAGGTCGGCCTGGAGAGGACGGAGCTCCAGGTGTTAAAGGGGAAAAGGTGTGTAGAATCTATTAAGTCAAGAGAATTATTAaagtccttttaaaaaaaaaaaactcagacTATCCTCTTCTTTTAGGGAGAATATGGAATAAGTGGTCTACCTGGACAAGAGGGTCCTGAGGTAGGTGCCAATTTTGTGACCAggtcttatttatttaatttgcagTCTGTTGACACAGGATTTCCTTAATTTGACTTTCAGGGTAAACCAGGTTACAAGGGAGAGAAGGTACGTGCTTTAGAATAAAGGAAATAACATTCTGTCTCGTAGATATCATTTTTTGGAATCTGTGCAAATGTTTTGCacgcagggagagagaggtgagtgTGGTACTCCAGGAGTAAAAGGAGCCGCGGTAAGGCATCTTATAAACGTCCCACAATATCCATAGTTCAATTTTAACAACTTCCTGTTCACACTGCATCATAATActaaatgatgttttttgtttATCTCACTGTCAAAAACTTCAGGGTCCTGTTGGTTTAGTCGGAACGAGGGGACCTCGGGGTTTGCAGGTCAGGGCTTTTTAACTGACAATATTCAGTTTATTGTATTTGTTCTGTTGCTCTTTAAAAATTCAAGTTTGGGTTCCCACAACATCATTGGCCCATTAGTTTCAAAAATGATTGTGCATCAACTGAAActaattcttttaaaaatatgtcaTCAAATTGGTAAATTTTAAACAATGAGACTGaaacaaaactttaaaaaattaTCAAGAAACACGTCATTGGCATCattttcattcttcttttgTTATTACTGGTGTGTCCCCAGCTTGGCCCTACTGGACCTTGGACTTGTATGTTTAGATAATTGTTAATGCAAATAAAAGTGTATTAATATTGGCACtactttactttttttttctttttttttaaaaaggctgttcattgtttttgtttaggGGTTACCAGGACCACCAGGGGACATTGGACCTGAGGGAATTCAGGGAAAGCAGGTCAGCCCCTTTTTAAGAACATTTACCTGCCTCATCGAGCACATCTGCTGTGACCTATACGTTTCCTGAGAAGGCTGGTTTGAACAGGAGTTTGGAGCTTTATTTGTCTGGTAATAGACCACTGTTTGAACCTCTGGCTGTAAGCCACACTCACCCCATCATTATGGGATCCTCCTGATGAAACATCAGGGAGAAATAAGCTCTGTATActgtttttaaatataaaacactgcCTACGGCggcaccagctcctccaggtaatAACATTTGGGGACTATGTGATATCATTTTCAAAATTAAGGATTACATCACTGAAACATTGGTTTTacagtggagtgtgtgtgtgtgtgtgtgtgtgtgtgtgtgtgtgtgtgtgtgtgtgtgtggtgtgtgtgtgtggtgtgtgtgtgtgtgtgtgtttcctgtgaagGAATGGTAACCTGTCCCGGATGTCTTCCTCCCAGTGATTTCTGGGTTTTAAGACTCCAGCAACCACAGCTTATTAATTAGCAAATGTTGATATAGATTTCGAGAAGTTTCTAATTTTTCTAATCAGGTGATTACTAATTAGATTCTGTCACTACTGTAAAGCTTTAAATGCAAACAAAGTGAAGATTCCATTTATCAGCAACTCAAGCTGCTTCCAACGTCTTTGTTGGTGTCAGACATGGTTGTTTGGGTTGTCTTGCTTTTGCTACATAACTGAAGCTGAAGTTTATCTTGTATCTGTCCCAACCTGCCTGAAGAGATCAAATATCTCCCACAATGCACTCCAGTTATCACACACAACATCTGTGCATACATAACAAATGCCAAACGTTGCTTCCAGCTTCAAAAGGGCGTCTGTATAGAATGGTGAAAATGAAGAGCCAAGTGAAAgaagtgtgtgttgagtgttATCGTGTGTGTGATCACAGGGCGAACGTGGCCCAACTGGCCCTCCAGGAATTCAGGGGGAAACTGGAATTGGACGTCCTGGTCCAAAGGTAAATACTGTAGAGTTGTCCTCTGAATATTTCTGTTGTCCATCAGTGTGTTTGCTCTCTCCATttctttggtttggtttggtttaatTGTCTCACTACAAAATATGCAGGGTGACATTGGATTCCAAGGTCAGCCCGGTCCCCCCGGTCCTCGTGGAATAGGTGAACTAGGTCCTCCTGTAAGTTAAATGGGTTTTTTCTGTGATGATCTTTTGTTGACCACACACAGTGTCTTTAACATGAGCACTGCTTTGACACTCTTTAAAGGGTCCTCAAGGGCCGCAAGGTGTCCAAGGCAGTAAAGGACCCACTGGTGAAGGTCTGCCTGGACCAAAGGTACATTTAGCATAAAGACCCCTTAAATATGAGGTTAGAACCACAACATAGACCCGTAAAGCCCACTCTCCCTTGTTCATCATGCATGCTCTCTACCCTTAACATGTGCTGCAACATGCCATGCATGACATCCATTTTAAACGCGTACAAATACTCCATTTCAAAGTGGATTGCTGGGATTGCAGGACACTCATATAGAGAATGTAAGTGAGAGAAAGTCGGAGAAAATCTATTCAACAACATGAccccaaagaaaaaaagtaataaaaaatatCATGAACATGTCAAGAAACCGAACCGGAAGGAACAGACGCCGGTGGCATATTTTTACAGTTGTGTAAGTCTTAATCTGAAGTTTGATCAAGAAAACCTCAGAGAAAAATGACTTCAAGCAACAACACATCTGCATTTCCTCTGCTTACATACACATGTTCCTCTACTGAATTTATAATAAATCACAAGAAGGAAACATGAGCCAACACGCTCTCCTTTCAATTCTCTGTACTAAAAACAGTGCCGACTTGGCAGTGAATCAACAAGTAGCTCTGATGTACCTGGTAGGAATGAACTATTTTACTCCACAGGGGGATCGGGGGCTCCCTGGACCGAGGGGGCCGAGGGGACAACAAGGAGTGGGAATTAAAGGAGATAAGGTGGGCTGCACATACTATATATTTAGATGCACTTTGATATTAAATTAAATGGCAGAAGTTACCGTATGAGGGCATTAATGACACTTGTAACATGGCCAATGTAATCAAAACCAATCTGTTCCATTTTCAGGGGGACTTTGGGCCTCCTGGTTTTCCAGGGCCAACTGGGCCAACAGGAGTTGGGATACAAGGAGAAAAGGTCAGCGTCATGTCTTTAGATatgatttttttccacattgGTGCTATATAGAGATACAGTATGTTAACCAGACTCCAGATATGAAACCCTCCTGATATTTATAATGTCCAGGGAGTTGAGGGTCCAAGAGGGCCACCAGGAGTCAGAGGACTTCCAGGCGAAGGTCTTCCTGGTCCTAAGGTTTGTTCATATACTTGTCATATGAAATGCAAAACAGCATATCAGTGAGGAATGATAAAACCGATTCTGAAAATATTATCCTATAGCATTTTAACACTTTTATATCAGGCAGAATTCATTGTCATTAATGGAAAGTCCTCCATCATTGTTCCATTGACAACTCCATATTAAGTCTTCAACTCTACATTCTTAGagagatttaatattttttatGATTCCATGTTCAAGAGATCTATTTCGACTATTTTAAGGCCAACTTCAGAAGCACACCAGTGCTTGTGAAACCTGAGGAAAGTACTGGTGCGCACCAGACGTGAAGGACGCAGGTGACCCAGGAGCAAATTTTCACTCCAGGAGTGGGAGGGTTTTTAGATGATGGTTGTGGACTTCTTGAtgtcctgatgatgaaaatAAGGGAAACATACATGGGGATACAAAACCTCAGTATTATGCGCATTGTTTCCCAGGGAGGTTTCAGGAGGTGCATCAGTCCATTGCCTCCAACATGTACTGGATTTATCATATAGTTTTatatgtattgtattgtattatATGTTTTATATGAgttgtatatatatttatatttatatgaaCTAACTGAATGTGCATGAATGGATGGACTGAAGTTGCTATCATGCTCTAATAATAAAACTAATCTACAAATGTCAAACGTGCTGTTGTTTTCTCCAGGGAGATCAAGGTTTACCAGGAGAGCAAGGAGCTCCAGGAGATAGGGGTATTGGTGAAGCCGGTCAAAAGGTTCGGACACTGCGTCAAGTCAAACTTGTCAATTCAAATAATTGAATTTTATATTGATGTATGAAATATACAAATACACAATCAAATAAACACTATAACAATTACAGGGAGAACCTGGGTCAGCTGGAATCGGAGGCCTCCCTGGTCttccaggagaggatggagcaCCAGGGCAGAAGGCAAATCTAATTTTGTTTGGGGAAAAGCTTATTTAGTAGATCAAATAATTAAGTatctattttattcttttaattaCAACATCTTTGCTAGGGGGAGCCTGGTTTGCCTGGCTTAAGGGGAACCGAGGGAGCTCAAGGAATTGGTACTCAAGGGGAAAAGGTAAAATAGAACCTTCTTTGTGTTTATCTGCTAAATATTAATcctgcaacttttttttttgtaatcagGGTGACCAGGGTCAAAGGGGCATCCGTGGATTACATGGGCCTCCTGGAATCCCAGGACCCTCTGGTCCAAAGGCAAGTAACCATATATTCTGCTATAATGAGCTTTATTTTTAACTCACTTAATTCCAAAAATAAGAGTTGTCCAGCTTGTTTAAAGCACAGGTATTTTCAAAATGAAGTTATGCATGAATTGGGTGCACAGAGTAACTTACCCGCTCTCAACATGCAGGGTGAACGTGGGATACCAGGCCAGCAGGGCGTGCAGGGACAGCCAGGAAGGTCCATACCTGGTCCAAAGGTggataaaataaaatcacatcatCAAACTGAGATGAAAAAGATATTATGTAGAAGGCAGCAGCAAAAAAGTTAGACCAAGTTTGTGTCTTGTAATGTAGGGAATAAAAATTGCAAATACTTTTCTTTTCACAAGGGTGATGTTGGGGCttctggtccccctggtccaaTTGGGGAGACAGGCCATGGATTACCTGGTCCAAAGGTAACACATTAAAAGACTGTGGCTGCGGTGTTGCAGGTAGAAATGCCCTCTGACACCACTGAAGCATCATCTTTGAAATGTCTGCAAAACTGAAAACTCACCTGCACCATGTGCACTATTGAATCGAGAGAGTTTTGGAACATGTAATAATGCTGCATTTCTAATCTGTCAAATGTTGTTCTGACGCTCCCTTTTATAAAAACAGGGTGATCATGGTCATCCAGGTTTACCAGGACCATATGGTCCCAAAGGTGAAGGTCTTCCTGGCCCTATGGTTTGTGTCACCATTATCTCACAGTTATTGAAGTTCTGTAACTCCTTTAGTGAATTATCTTTACGTCAGAATCGTCTTTCTCTCACTCTTAGGGTCCTACTGGTTTGCCAGGTTTACCAGGTGAGCCCGGTCCTGAAGGAATTGGAGTTCCTGGTCCGAAGGTTTGTGTTTGGACATTTATTGACTTCTCACGTTCATACTGCTTGTCTTTCTGTACATTTTTATACTGTAGTGTATTTTTAGGGTGATATTGGCTTCAGAGGATTGCCAGGATTGCCTGGACCACCTGGGGAGGGCATTCAAGGACCACCTGTAAGAAATTTAAATAGCTTCATATCACTACTTGTAAAGTCTTACTTATAACTCTGATTAAAGCACAGATAATAATATACCATGTGTAAAGGACTGTAATGTGCATTGACTGAGTCCATAAATTTTGGTCTGattgttttaatatttgtcTTAAGGGTAATATTGGAAGACCAGGGCCTCCTGGTCCAAGGGGACCACAAGGAGATGGTATTCAAGGCCCAAAGGTAAAAGTAACGGCTGATGTTGACTCACTGACACATTTGACACTAGATACGTATAATCAGTATTTATGGACAATCACAGTTTTCTTGTTCACGGCGTGTAAACGTGAAGCAATGTGACGTTTCTAATTTATGCTTGTTCATTAAACAATAAACCTACCCGACAAACTAGCTGCAGGACAAGCTATAATCACAATTTATGATCTAGACAGGGTGCAACACTCCAGTGTGAGTCACTAAAATAAAGTCTAATTTTAGGGTGAGCCAGGATCTCAGGGTATGACAGGTCCCAGAGGGCCGCCGGGAGATGGACTCCCTGGAGCTAAGGTGACAGATTTACATGTTTCCGAAACTTTTATAGACACAAGATTAACTGAACTAACATTGAAGGATAAGTGATGCATCTCTTGTTTTAGGGTGATCGGGGATTAACTGgtgaaaaggggggaaaaggtgGAAAAGGAGACCTGGGAGATTCTGGAGTGCCTGGTGAAGCAGTAAGCAAAataaggggaaggggggggatctATGAAATGATCCTATTGTGAATGCTACCTCAAATATtcaaattattaatattttaggGAAGGCCGGGAGCAAAAGGAGATCCAGGTCTCACCGTAAGACTGCCAACCAACTAATTCAGTTTAATTGTTTTCAATATTAATCTAGAAGAATGATTTGGCATTGTCATATTTGTCATATTTCACAGAGAGAGGACATCATTAAGCTCATTAAAGAAATCTGTGGTAAGAACATTTATTGGTTCAACCATTTATGCAACCTTAAAGTTGATTAAATGGTTGatttggtcacatgactcatAATTAAAATGATCGTTTTACAGGATGTGGCATCAAATGCAAAGAAAGACCGATGGAGCTGGTGTTCGTCATTGACAGCTCAGAGAGTGTTGGTCCAGAGAATTTTGAAATCATCAAGGACTTTGTCATCAGGCTGGTGGACCGCACCACAGTTGGACGTAACGCCACCAGAATTGGACTAGTCCTCTACAGTCTGGATGTCCATTTAGAGTTCAACTTGGCTCGTTACGCGACCAAGCAGGACATCAGGCACGCCATCAGAAAAATCCCTTATATGGGCGAGGGCACCTACACTGGCACGGCAATCAGGAAGGCAACTCAGGAGGCTTTCTTAAACGCTCGGCGTGGAGTCAGTAAAGTGGCTATTGTCATCACAGATGGTCAGACAGACAAACGAGAGCCAGTCAAGCTGGACCTGGCTGTGAGAGAAGCCCACGCTGCAAACATTGAGATGTATGCCCTGGGCATTGTCAACGCTTCGGATCCCACACAGGCCGAGTTCCTGCAGGAACTCAACCTCATCGCCTCTGACCCTGACGATGAACACATGTACCTCATCGATGACTTCAATACTCTACCAGGTGATACGTTAGGTTGTGACTGCCATATCTCTATCAAATATGGCTgagatgtatttaaaaaaagttttctcTTCCCTTAAACCCCTGGTTTCTGTCTTCTCAGCACTGGAATCTAAATTGGTCAGCCAGTTCTGTGAGGATGAAAATGGAGCCCTGATTTACAACCACATAACAAATGGACACTGGAACGGCAACAGTGGACATGGGGACAGTGTTGGTGACAATAATGGCCAGAACAGTAACAGCAACAGAGGATTTGGAAAGAGTGGGATCAGTTCCAGCGATAAAGAGGAGATCCAAAATCGGAGACGCCACAACAGCCGAAACCGTGGAGATACTTTCACACTGCCCATAAGTGCCGATCCTCTTCCTGTGCAGGTCAGCACAAGAAATGTAAATTAGCCAGTGACAGCATTTTTTATAGTGTTGACAAATATTTTTGTGTTCATGTTCCtgtaggtggaggaggaggatgaaggtgaagatTTAGACATTAGAGCCCAAGCCCGCATCAGTAGTATTGCAACATTAATTAACAAAACATCTGTAGTATCTGTCAGAGAAGGCTCCATCTCTaatgatgtggttttatcatctccatcatcttcatctaaCACTTCAACCTCATCTGCATCAACTTTATCTTTAAACTCTAACAAGTTACAGTCAACAGTCCTACCACAAGGTGAGTAACGCAGGCGTGCACTCCAAggattttctgtctgtctgtctgtctgtctgtctgagggTTTTGGTTAGATTTCTGCAAGATTTCCCTGACATTTTGATGGGCAAATCTTAGGGTTGGATAAAAGTGGAcaagttattttaaatgttagGGTGATCTACCGATGCACCAAACTAATTCAagcaaactaaagaaaaaaaaaggaaacaaaagacaaCAGCATACGGTATATTCTTTACATATTCAGACTCTCTATGCTGAAAGAAGTTGGAAGCCATAGAGACATGTCCAAACCCAGGCCTcaagggccacaatccagcctggttttctgtcctaccaggctgaaaatgcattacGGGGATTAGAAAACCCAGATGGATtgcggccctcgaggactgggtttggacatgcctgcaAGAATGCATTGAACTGCCTCAATTTCAGAGTTCTGTACAGGGCAATACAGttatataaatacaaaaatTAATGGACAGCAAAAGAACTCCGTTAAAGTTAGACAACGCCCTCTGGTGGTACAATTATAGGCCACATTATTTTCTCAATTTATTTTACTTAAGGTTATTTTTATCATTAATTTAGTCAGTTTCAGgtcatttgaatgttttttcctgctttcagTTGTCAAATTTACCGTACAAAAATGTCTCTTTCAGAGGTTTCTCCCCTTGATCCACGCTGTAGTCTGAGTTTGAATCAAGGTCCCTGTCGAAACTACACCATCCACTGGTACTATGACAAGCAGGCCAACTCCTGCGCACAGTTTTGGTACGGAGGCTGTGGAGGAAATGATAATCGTTATGAAACGGAGGAAGAATGCAAGAAAACCTGTGTAGTAAGCCTTCGCAGAGGAGGTGATTCAGTTTTAAAAATccatattattatttttagttGATTTATTCTGAATACTAAATTACTTTGTTCTCCACAGGATAAAAGGAGAATTCGATTATGGACCTTCGATCTGTCTTTAAAATTATGTCATttgaatgtttctgttttttgttttttttcctgactgcTATGTCCcctttggggtcacagggatgCTTATCCCAGCTGCACAAGGGCAGAGGCTGGGTACATCCC includes these proteins:
- the col28a2a gene encoding collagen, type XXVIII, alpha 2a isoform X1 — encoded protein: MLSCTWVLLVTGLSCVWTQHTLEEKKPVNKVLSAGTHGRQAQLHEECGLEISFLLDSSESAKDNHEQEKQFVMKVVDRLQGKKLHTGRSLNLRVALLQYSSHVITEQTFKDWRGTENFKARVTPIIYIGHGTYTTYAITNMTKIYREESSPGSIRVAVLLTDGISHPRNPDIFSAVAEAKNQGIKFFTLGITRAANEPTNIAQLRLLSSSPASRFLHNLQDEDIVEKIVAEITSLADQGCPLAQKCACEKGERGLSGPAGKKGRPGEDGAPGVKGEKGEYGISGLPGQEGPEGKPGYKGEKGERGECGTPGVKGAAGPVGLVGTRGPRGLQGLPGPPGDIGPEGIQGKQGERGPTGPPGIQGETGIGRPGPKGDIGFQGQPGPPGPRGIGELGPPGPQGPQGVQGSKGPTGEGLPGPKGDRGLPGPRGPRGQQGVGIKGDKGDFGPPGFPGPTGPTGVGIQGEKGVEGPRGPPGVRGLPGEGLPGPKGDQGLPGEQGAPGDRGIGEAGQKGEPGSAGIGGLPGLPGEDGAPGQKGEPGLPGLRGTEGAQGIGTQGEKGDQGQRGIRGLHGPPGIPGPSGPKGERGIPGQQGVQGQPGRSIPGPKGDVGASGPPGPIGETGHGLPGPKGDHGHPGLPGPYGPKGEGLPGPMGPTGLPGLPGEPGPEGIGVPGPKGDIGFRGLPGLPGPPGEGIQGPPGNIGRPGPPGPRGPQGDGIQGPKGEPGSQGMTGPRGPPGDGLPGAKGDRGLTGEKGGKGGKGDLGDSGVPGEAGRPGAKGDPGLTREDIIKLIKEICGCGIKCKERPMELVFVIDSSESVGPENFEIIKDFVIRLVDRTTVGRNATRIGLVLYSLDVHLEFNLARYATKQDIRHAIRKIPYMGEGTYTGTAIRKATQEAFLNARRGVSKVAIVITDGQTDKREPVKLDLAVREAHAANIEMYALGIVNASDPTQAEFLQELNLIASDPDDEHMYLIDDFNTLPALESKLVSQFCEDENGALIYNHITNGHWNGNSGHGDSVGDNNGQNSNSNRGFGKSGISSSDKEEIQNRRRHNSRNRGDTFTLPISADPLPVQVEEEDEGEDLDIRAQARISSIATLINKTSVVSVREGSISNDVVLSSPSSSSNTSTSSASTLSLNSNKLQSTVLPQEVSPLDPRCSLSLNQGPCRNYTIHWYYDKQANSCAQFWYGGCGGNDNRYETEEECKKTCVVSLRRGG
- the col28a2a gene encoding collagen, type XXVIII, alpha 2a isoform X2, yielding MLSCTWVLLVTGLSCVWTQHTLEEKKPVNKVLSAGTHAQLHEECGLEISFLLDSSESAKDNHEQEKQFVMKVVDRLQGKKLHTGRSLNLRVALLQYSSHVITEQTFKDWRGTENFKARVTPIIYIGHGTYTTYAITNMTKIYREESSPGSIRVAVLLTDGISHPRNPDIFSAVAEAKNQGIKFFTLGITRAANEPTNIAQLRLLSSSPASRFLHNLQDEDIVEKIVAEITSLADQGCPLAQKCACEKGERGLSGPAGKKGRPGEDGAPGVKGEKGEYGISGLPGQEGPEGKPGYKGEKGERGECGTPGVKGAAGPVGLVGTRGPRGLQGLPGPPGDIGPEGIQGKQGERGPTGPPGIQGETGIGRPGPKGDIGFQGQPGPPGPRGIGELGPPGPQGPQGVQGSKGPTGEGLPGPKGDRGLPGPRGPRGQQGVGIKGDKGDFGPPGFPGPTGPTGVGIQGEKGVEGPRGPPGVRGLPGEGLPGPKGDQGLPGEQGAPGDRGIGEAGQKGEPGSAGIGGLPGLPGEDGAPGQKGEPGLPGLRGTEGAQGIGTQGEKGDQGQRGIRGLHGPPGIPGPSGPKGERGIPGQQGVQGQPGRSIPGPKGDVGASGPPGPIGETGHGLPGPKGDHGHPGLPGPYGPKGEGLPGPMGPTGLPGLPGEPGPEGIGVPGPKGDIGFRGLPGLPGPPGEGIQGPPGNIGRPGPPGPRGPQGDGIQGPKGEPGSQGMTGPRGPPGDGLPGAKGDRGLTGEKGGKGGKGDLGDSGVPGEAGRPGAKGDPGLTREDIIKLIKEICGCGIKCKERPMELVFVIDSSESVGPENFEIIKDFVIRLVDRTTVGRNATRIGLVLYSLDVHLEFNLARYATKQDIRHAIRKIPYMGEGTYTGTAIRKATQEAFLNARRGVSKVAIVITDGQTDKREPVKLDLAVREAHAANIEMYALGIVNASDPTQAEFLQELNLIASDPDDEHMYLIDDFNTLPALESKLVSQFCEDENGALIYNHITNGHWNGNSGHGDSVGDNNGQNSNSNRGFGKSGISSSDKEEIQNRRRHNSRNRGDTFTLPISADPLPVQVEEEDEGEDLDIRAQARISSIATLINKTSVVSVREGSISNDVVLSSPSSSSNTSTSSASTLSLNSNKLQSTVLPQEVSPLDPRCSLSLNQGPCRNYTIHWYYDKQANSCAQFWYGGCGGNDNRYETEEECKKTCVVSLRRGG